A region from the Streptomyces tsukubensis genome encodes:
- a CDS encoding alpha/beta hydrolase, whose product MTLLPSDPGRRLLLRGSLVLAAVAGGGGQAVALAGAEGVRETFSGRRIVDLVVESGALGRPAGVRMLTPEGWHARRPVHRWPVLLLLPGGDGDHLAWTRDYGIQHLPGLRHTLVVMPEMPLFGFCTDWWNHGAGGPPAVETFHLREVLPLVERHYGAGTRRVVAGQSQGGFGALAYAARHRGMFRAAASYSGYVQPLRHPHAVRAAMDHLGLEWTALWGDPVQQRAIWEAHDPASLAHRLAGIPVRLSCGDGRLGPLDPPDTLPDEHIPGLEDPDDPFPADVLSPTEAIMREENEALAPVLRAAGARVTTRFHSGTHDPAYWSREFRASLRMLLRALDQ is encoded by the coding sequence ATGACTCTCCTTCCGTCGGATCCCGGGCGGCGGCTCCTGCTGCGGGGTTCCCTCGTTCTCGCCGCCGTTGCCGGTGGGGGCGGGCAGGCCGTCGCGCTGGCGGGGGCGGAGGGGGTTCGCGAGACGTTCTCCGGGCGGCGGATCGTCGATCTCGTCGTGGAATCGGGCGCGCTGGGGCGCCCCGCCGGGGTGCGGATGCTCACGCCCGAGGGGTGGCACGCCCGGCGGCCCGTGCACCGCTGGCCGGTGCTGCTTCTGCTGCCCGGTGGGGACGGCGATCATCTCGCCTGGACGCGCGACTACGGGATCCAGCACCTTCCCGGGCTGCGGCACACACTCGTGGTGATGCCCGAGATGCCGCTCTTCGGCTTCTGCACCGACTGGTGGAACCACGGCGCCGGTGGCCCTCCCGCCGTGGAGACGTTCCATCTGCGCGAGGTCCTGCCGCTCGTGGAGCGCCACTACGGGGCCGGGACGCGGCGGGTGGTCGCCGGACAGTCCCAGGGCGGGTTCGGTGCCCTGGCGTACGCCGCGCGCCACCGCGGGATGTTCCGGGCCGCCGCGAGCTACAGCGGCTACGTGCAGCCGCTCCGGCATCCGCACGCGGTGCGGGCGGCGATGGACCATCTGGGCCTGGAGTGGACGGCGCTCTGGGGCGATCCGGTGCAGCAGCGCGCGATCTGGGAGGCGCACGACCCCGCGTCCCTCGCCCACCGGCTCGCCGGGATCCCCGTCCGGCTGTCCTGCGGCGACGGACGGCTCGGGCCGCTGGACCCGCCCGACACCCTTCCGGACGAGCACATTCCCGGTCTCGAAGACCCGGACGACCCGTTCCCCGCCGACGTTCTGTCACCGACCGAGGCGATCATGCGCGAGGAGAACGAGGCCCTGGCCCCGGTGCTGCGGGCGGCCGGTGCCCGGGTGACGACCCGGTTCCACTCGGGCACCCACGATCCGGCCTACTGGTCGCGTGAGTTCCGGGCCTCGCTGCGGATGCTGCTGCGGGCC
- a CDS encoding helix-turn-helix domain-containing protein has translation MARWSDYTTGQRIKILRGKTLRQTDLAELTGLSLPTVQQAEQDKRLTLQTLLLIANALGTDTSVLLGQQGPRRGMEQDDRATVKALARAVHDTSAGLFPDNVTAPPLPGLAETAKQCWDLYWDGKYVAAGAVAGQLIQEAGARLHEQPDGERAEAWRLLSDAYRLAAYVANLMGSRDLAYAAIGHAQFAAAHADDGLSSALVMSGRAWIYLRDARLTDSLALAEKAANDIEPRFSRATTGELVAYGSHINFAAVVASRVGDEGLVGDYLSQSHAAGARMGREERAHGTVFGPVTASTQAVGIKVALGRTGEALGLIADINPQHEAALSGAARSRYAMDKAMAQAEAKMWDASLDTLERALLDHPVWARHQALPAVIVEKVGRASTARLQRVSKLVATGPEGSGFAPPKAKKTL, from the coding sequence ATGGCGCGTTGGAGTGATTACACCACCGGTCAGCGCATCAAGATCCTCCGAGGAAAGACCCTCCGGCAAACCGACCTTGCCGAGTTGACGGGGCTGTCGCTCCCCACGGTGCAGCAGGCAGAACAAGACAAGCGACTAACTCTGCAGACTCTCCTCCTGATCGCCAACGCCCTGGGTACGGATACCTCGGTACTGCTCGGCCAGCAGGGCCCTCGCAGGGGAATGGAGCAGGATGATCGTGCAACGGTCAAAGCCCTCGCACGTGCGGTGCACGACACTTCCGCTGGCCTTTTCCCCGACAACGTCACGGCACCACCGCTCCCCGGACTCGCAGAGACCGCGAAGCAGTGCTGGGATCTCTATTGGGACGGAAAGTACGTGGCTGCCGGAGCCGTGGCCGGTCAGCTCATTCAGGAGGCCGGAGCGCGGCTGCACGAGCAGCCCGACGGTGAGCGGGCAGAGGCGTGGCGGCTTCTTTCGGACGCCTACCGACTGGCCGCCTACGTGGCGAATCTGATGGGCTCCCGAGACCTCGCCTACGCTGCAATCGGGCATGCGCAGTTCGCGGCCGCTCACGCCGATGACGGCTTGAGTAGCGCGCTGGTGATGTCGGGACGAGCGTGGATCTACCTCCGGGATGCCCGGTTGACAGACTCATTGGCCCTTGCCGAGAAGGCCGCGAACGATATCGAGCCCAGGTTCTCCCGGGCGACAACAGGTGAGTTGGTGGCGTACGGATCCCACATCAACTTCGCTGCCGTTGTCGCGTCGCGCGTCGGTGACGAAGGGCTGGTCGGAGACTATCTGAGCCAGTCGCATGCTGCCGGCGCTCGGATGGGGCGCGAGGAGCGGGCCCATGGAACGGTCTTCGGCCCGGTCACGGCCAGTACTCAAGCAGTCGGAATCAAGGTGGCTCTCGGCCGGACCGGCGAGGCTCTGGGGCTCATCGCCGACATCAACCCCCAGCACGAGGCCGCACTGTCCGGGGCGGCGCGCAGCCGGTACGCCATGGACAAGGCGATGGCGCAAGCCGAGGCGAAGATGTGGGACGCGTCTCTGGACACACTGGAGCGGGCGCTTCTCGACCACCCCGTCTGGGCCCGGCACCAGGCCCTGCCTGCCGTCATCGTGGAGAAGGTGGGTCGAGCCTCGACCGCTCGACTCCAGCGGGTGTCCAAGTTGGTTGCGACCGGCCCGGAGGGAAGCGGATTCGCTCCGCCGAAGGCCAAGAAGACCTTGTGA
- the htpX gene encoding zinc metalloprotease HtpX, with the protein MARRRRSRYVPDQGLTTRMVTTMFLIGLLYVVFVGVLLALLRGAWPIILIVAGGLFIAQFWFSDKIAARSMGAVEVTPEEAPALHGAVDRVCALADMPKPRVAIAQSDVPNAFATGRNEKTALVCATTGLLRRLEPEELEGVLAHELSHVAHRDVAVMTIASFLGVLAGIMTRVGLYGGLSRAGRSNSNTALAMALIPLVSAAVYAISFLLTRLLSRYRELSADRAAALLTGRPSALASALTKVTGQMAHIPTEDLRKAEPYNAFWFAPAFSSRESLGRLLSSHPTLEQRLDQLASISAQLSRP; encoded by the coding sequence ATGGCCAGAAGGCGCCGGTCCCGCTATGTACCGGACCAGGGACTCACCACCCGCATGGTGACCACGATGTTCCTGATCGGGCTGCTGTACGTCGTCTTCGTCGGCGTACTCCTCGCGCTGCTGCGCGGCGCCTGGCCGATCATCCTCATCGTCGCGGGCGGCCTGTTCATCGCCCAGTTCTGGTTCAGCGACAAGATCGCGGCCCGGAGCATGGGCGCGGTGGAGGTCACCCCGGAGGAGGCCCCGGCGCTGCACGGCGCCGTCGACCGGGTCTGCGCCCTGGCCGATATGCCGAAACCACGGGTCGCGATCGCGCAGAGCGACGTACCGAACGCGTTCGCGACCGGCCGCAACGAGAAGACGGCCCTGGTGTGCGCGACGACGGGCCTGCTGCGAAGACTGGAGCCGGAGGAGCTGGAGGGCGTGCTGGCCCATGAGCTGTCGCACGTCGCCCACCGGGATGTGGCGGTGATGACGATTGCCTCGTTCCTCGGTGTCCTGGCCGGAATCATGACGAGGGTCGGCCTGTACGGAGGCCTGAGCCGGGCCGGCCGCAGCAACAGCAACACGGCGCTGGCGATGGCCCTGATCCCGCTGGTCAGCGCGGCGGTCTATGCGATTAGCTTCCTCCTCACCAGGCTCCTCTCCCGCTACCGGGAACTCTCTGCGGACCGGGCGGCCGCCCTGCTGACGGGCCGCCCCTCGGCACTCGCCTCGGCCCTGACGAAGGTCACGGGACAGATGGCGCACATTCCGACGGAGGACCTCCGGAAGGCGGAGCCGTACAACGCGTTCTGGTTCGCCCCGGCGTTCTCGTCCCGCGAGAGCCTCGGCCGGCTGCTCTCCTCCCACCCGACGCTGGAACAGCGCCTGGACCAGCTCGCGTCGATCAGCGCGCAGCTCTCGCGGCCGTAG
- the pspAB gene encoding PspA-associated protein PspAB, translated as MGFLDKLLGRTRPVPPDLDRLFALPSAAITLEAATGFVPTGAASVCFAGVEGGAFHRVRQDVSDLLEAPEYSEDAYGYTWLLLRRAPDDVASLVNDLHAVNTLLEESGFGPHLLCSLITFHTPEARALALVYLYKRGTFYPFAPIPGGGERRDNALELEVRSLLSEDLRMEGELNRWFPVWGAPGLEG; from the coding sequence GTGGGCTTCCTGGACAAGCTCCTGGGCCGCACCAGGCCGGTCCCGCCGGACCTGGACCGCCTGTTCGCCCTCCCGTCGGCGGCGATCACCCTGGAGGCGGCGACGGGCTTCGTCCCGACGGGCGCGGCGTCGGTGTGCTTCGCGGGAGTGGAGGGAGGCGCCTTCCACCGGGTCCGCCAGGACGTCAGTGACCTCCTGGAGGCCCCCGAGTACAGCGAAGACGCCTACGGCTACACGTGGCTGCTGCTGCGCCGCGCCCCGGATGACGTGGCGTCCCTGGTGAACGACCTCCATGCGGTGAACACCCTGCTGGAGGAGTCGGGCTTCGGCCCCCACCTGCTGTGCTCCCTGATCACGTTCCACACCCCGGAAGCCCGCGCGCTGGCGCTGGTGTACCTGTACAAGAGGGGCACGTTCTACCCGTTCGCCCCGATCCCGGGCGGCGGTGAACGAAGGGACAACGCGCTGGAGTTGGAGGTGAGGTCGCTGCTGTCGGAGGATTTGAGGATGGAGGGGGAGCTGAACAGATGGTTTCCGGTGTGGGGGGCGCCGGGGTTGGAGGGGTGA
- a CDS encoding NUDIX hydrolase has translation MNDGLRLVAVAVITRVVDGRVLLVRRRVPVGGLVWQFPGGKVEPGESPEEAAVRETREEAGLTVTGRARIGSRTHPLTGRHILYIACTTASGTAHVTAPREITHTRWIPPQLLDTYAPGTYEPVRHHLGLHT, from the coding sequence ATGAATGACGGGCTCCGGCTGGTGGCGGTTGCGGTCATCACGCGTGTGGTGGACGGGCGGGTGCTGCTGGTGCGTCGGCGGGTCCCGGTCGGTGGGCTGGTGTGGCAGTTCCCGGGCGGGAAGGTGGAGCCGGGGGAGTCCCCGGAGGAGGCGGCGGTCCGGGAGACCCGGGAGGAAGCCGGCCTGACGGTCACCGGCCGGGCACGGATCGGATCCCGTACCCACCCCCTGACCGGCCGCCACATTCTCTACATCGCCTGCACCACCGCATCCGGCACCGCCCATGTCACCGCGCCACGGGAGATCACCCACACCCGGTGGATCCCACCCCAACTGCTCGATACCTATGCCCCCGGTACGTACGAACCAGTCCGCCACCACCTCGGACTCCACACCTGA
- a CDS encoding SpoIIE family protein phosphatase — translation MEAVHAHSGAAYLLSADRLVLEMAVKAGLPRSFSAPWERVPLTAQMPLADAVREGTVVWVSGEEEMARRYPRIAVVLPYPYSLTAFPVADGDTTYGAVYLTWPGSHPATLSARERTALVTAGDEMARLLRRAAATGVVLAADEEPVQAEPTGRSDPGAAARALRMVARMPDGLCSLDVEGRVVYANPAAGRLLGVSAARLSGRRLWTVQPWLDDPVYEDRYRAALLSQQTTTFTALRPPKQWLMFRLHPGRTGISVHISPVASAPGAERPPEAAARPGSLVSISHILSLAGALTKAAGVDDVVETVADEIMPTLGSDALVLLAAENDRLRVLGQRGYPDPGVVDRWDGTPLSAQIPSAQILGTGVPSFFESREQLERVYPARFATPDGMSAWAYLPLIASGRPVGACVLGYAREHRFSTDERAVLTSLGGLVAQALERARLYDAKHRLAQGLQSALLPHSLPALTGLEAAARYLPGTHGMDIGGDFYDLIPLGCDGRGPVRGAAAVIGDIQGHNATAAGLMGQVRTAVRAFTAVGQGPGGVIESTNRLLIDLDAEMLASCAYLHLDLDTRRALLARAGHPLPLLREPDGRVRALELPGGPLLGVDSKAVYPVTEVPLVSGAVLALYTDGLIERPGADLDEGLAELARRLARAGDGPLEEIADALMGMVGGEARGDDTALLLLRPRGT, via the coding sequence ATGGAGGCCGTCCACGCCCACTCCGGAGCCGCCTATCTCCTCTCCGCCGACCGGCTGGTGCTGGAGATGGCGGTCAAGGCCGGACTGCCCCGCTCCTTCTCCGCGCCCTGGGAGCGGGTGCCCCTGACAGCACAGATGCCCCTCGCGGACGCCGTCCGCGAGGGGACCGTGGTGTGGGTGTCGGGCGAGGAGGAGATGGCCCGGCGCTATCCGAGGATCGCGGTCGTCCTCCCGTACCCGTACTCCCTCACCGCCTTCCCCGTCGCGGACGGCGATACGACCTACGGGGCCGTCTATCTGACCTGGCCCGGCTCCCACCCGGCCACCCTCTCCGCCCGCGAACGCACCGCGCTGGTCACCGCGGGTGACGAGATGGCGCGGCTGCTGCGGCGGGCCGCGGCGACCGGGGTGGTCCTCGCCGCCGACGAGGAACCCGTCCAGGCCGAGCCCACCGGCCGCAGCGACCCCGGCGCCGCGGCCCGCGCCCTCCGCATGGTCGCCCGGATGCCCGACGGCCTCTGCTCCCTCGACGTCGAGGGCCGCGTGGTCTACGCGAACCCGGCCGCCGGACGGCTCCTCGGCGTCTCTGCCGCCCGGCTTTCCGGCCGGCGGCTGTGGACCGTACAGCCCTGGCTGGACGATCCCGTGTACGAGGACCGGTACCGTGCGGCCCTGCTCAGCCAGCAGACCACCACGTTCACGGCTCTCCGGCCCCCGAAGCAGTGGCTGATGTTCCGCCTCCACCCCGGCCGCACCGGCATCAGCGTGCACATCAGCCCCGTCGCCTCCGCCCCGGGAGCCGAACGCCCGCCGGAGGCCGCCGCCCGCCCCGGCAGCCTCGTCTCCATCTCCCATATCCTCAGCCTCGCCGGTGCCCTCACCAAGGCCGCAGGCGTCGACGACGTCGTCGAGACGGTCGCGGACGAGATCATGCCGACGCTCGGCAGCGACGCCCTGGTGCTGCTGGCCGCCGAGAACGACCGGCTCCGGGTCCTCGGGCAGCGCGGCTACCCCGATCCGGGCGTCGTGGACCGCTGGGACGGCACCCCGCTGAGCGCCCAGATCCCCAGCGCGCAGATCCTCGGCACCGGCGTACCGTCGTTCTTCGAATCCCGGGAGCAACTGGAACGGGTCTACCCGGCGCGTTTCGCCACCCCGGACGGGATGTCCGCATGGGCCTATCTGCCGCTGATCGCCTCCGGGCGGCCCGTCGGCGCCTGCGTCCTCGGGTACGCCCGCGAGCACCGTTTCTCCACCGACGAGCGCGCGGTCCTCACCAGCCTCGGCGGACTCGTCGCCCAGGCCCTGGAGCGGGCCCGTCTGTACGACGCCAAGCACCGCCTCGCCCAGGGACTCCAGTCCGCCCTGCTGCCCCACTCACTGCCCGCCCTGACCGGCCTGGAAGCCGCCGCCCGCTATCTGCCCGGCACGCACGGAATGGACATCGGCGGCGACTTCTACGATCTGATCCCCCTCGGCTGCGACGGCCGGGGACCCGTACGGGGCGCGGCGGCCGTCATCGGCGACATTCAGGGGCACAACGCGACCGCCGCGGGCCTGATGGGGCAGGTCAGGACCGCCGTCCGGGCCTTCACGGCGGTCGGCCAGGGGCCCGGCGGGGTCATCGAGAGCACCAACCGGCTGCTGATCGACCTCGACGCGGAAATGCTCGCGAGCTGCGCCTACCTCCATCTGGACCTCGACACCCGCCGCGCCCTGCTCGCCCGGGCGGGCCACCCGCTGCCGCTGCTGCGGGAGCCCGACGGCCGGGTGCGGGCCCTGGAACTGCCCGGGGGTCCGCTGCTCGGCGTGGATTCCAAGGCGGTCTACCCGGTCACCGAGGTGCCGCTCGTCTCCGGCGCCGTACTCGCCCTCTACACCGACGGGCTGATCGAACGCCCCGGCGCCGATCTGGACGAGGGCCTCGCCGAACTGGCGCGCCGCCTCGCCCGCGCCGGGGACGGCCCGCTGGAGGAGATTGCCGACGCGCTCATGGGCATGGTGGGGGGAGAGGCCCGCGGTGACGACACGGCGCTGCTGCTGCTCCGCCCGCGCGGCACCTGA
- a CDS encoding SAM-dependent methyltransferase, producing the protein MASYSESVLRPVSSSARVHHAALGGADGREAYEDDEVVVQQLLAAGVPVRELVRARRAFYLRAVTCAVRDLGIAQVLDIGPGLPPYSTRDTHSIADEHHGFRSRVLYADVDPVVVAHWRMWTDGARHRAEVLDLREPDTVLTEAEAHFDLRHPVAVVLTGVLEEVAGGDSPHGCVRRIVDALPSGSALIVSHLTGEQDPELVGRAVEVLSEVGLPLYPRKFEEIAGFFEGLRPVGPGLLPVSLWHPTHADDHAPPVVHAYGGVGLV; encoded by the coding sequence ATGGCTTCGTACTCCGAGAGTGTGCTCCGTCCGGTGAGTAGTAGTGCGAGGGTTCATCATGCGGCTCTCGGCGGTGCTGACGGGCGGGAGGCCTATGAGGATGACGAAGTGGTGGTGCAGCAACTCCTTGCGGCTGGGGTTCCGGTGCGGGAGTTGGTGCGGGCGCGGCGGGCGTTCTATCTGCGTGCGGTGACGTGTGCGGTGCGGGATCTGGGGATTGCGCAGGTGCTGGATATTGGGCCGGGTTTGCCGCCGTACTCCACCAGGGACACCCATTCCATCGCGGATGAGCATCATGGTTTCCGGTCGCGGGTGTTGTATGCGGATGTGGATCCGGTGGTGGTGGCGCACTGGCGGATGTGGACGGACGGAGCCCGGCACCGGGCGGAGGTTTTGGATCTGCGCGAGCCCGACACGGTCCTCACGGAGGCGGAGGCGCATTTCGACCTCCGGCATCCGGTCGCGGTCGTTCTGACGGGGGTGCTTGAGGAGGTTGCGGGCGGCGATAGTCCGCATGGATGCGTGCGGCGGATTGTGGACGCGCTGCCGTCCGGGAGTGCGCTGATTGTTTCCCATCTCACCGGTGAGCAGGATCCGGAGCTCGTCGGGCGGGCGGTGGAGGTCTTGAGTGAGGTCGGCCTGCCTCTGTATCCGCGGAAGTTCGAGGAGATCGCCGGGTTCTTCGAGGGGCTGAGGCCGGTGGGCCCGGGGCTGCTGCCGGTGAGCCTGTGGCACCCCACCCATGCCGACGATCACGCCCCGCCTGTCGTTCATGCTTACGGAGGGGTGGGGCTCGTATGA
- a CDS encoding phosphodiester glycosidase family protein — protein sequence MDRVRTRRTPLLIATLATLSALTAGTLSPATAAPAPPAPTTEALRPVSPPPASNSVSTAPVTADGDGIETARTSRPVAPGMTLTSYDRLEADKWLRVDTLSVELDGHGAGVDHLSSATVTGRDTVTALAAAHDPGPRRRTVAAVNGDFFDLNRTGAPLGPGIRHGAPTHSPAPGSHRAVGIGPGGAGRVLGLYFDGTLTLPSGQGPLTAYNAARVPADGVGAYTPAWGGADRALTVAPATRVAEAVVRDGTVLSVTDRTGTAPVPAGATALVGREAGAGKLLALRPGDRVSFSFRPRTDGGPVPRTAVGGRELLVVDGAARSHEGQPNNAAAPRTAVGFSADGRTMRVVTVDGRQADSGGVTLTELGRMMARAGAHNALNLDGGGSTTLAARTPGSDTLRIENSPSDGAQRPVPNGLAFTAPDGSGRLHGYRVETRTQPADAPTASPVRGGRPDRVFPGLTRALTATGYDETYGPAAGTPRWRSTAPAVGRVDTRGVFRALRGGTASVRAERGTAHGDIRLTVLGPLNTLQPTTHRVSLADPATRGAFGLLGRDARGNSAPVEPADVRLDYDRERFTVRDDGSGSFTVTARPGTAPGAAGRITATAAGISTVLAVGIGLTEETTTGFDDATAWTFSHARAGGSVAATPAGHTGTGLELTYDFTRSTATRAAYANPPRALPVPGQPQSFGLRVDGDGRGAWPTLHLKDAAGSDHLLRGPHITWTGWRHITFAVPPGAATPLTVHRFYLAETAADRQYTGRITVDTLTARVPPAVDLPAPPRTADPLIGTAARAGARDWRFAVMSDAQFVARDPDSAIVRQARRTLREIRAARPDFLVINGDLVDEGTPADLAFARRVLTEELGSEVPWYYVPGNHEVMGGRIDHFTAEFGPASRVFDYRGTRIVTLDTSSLSLRGGGLAQIAAARAALDGAAGDPDVDSVLVVEHVPPRDPTPQQGSRLGDRKEAALLETWLAEFRRTTGKGAAFVGAHVGVFHADRVDGVPYLVNGNSGKAPAGPAGDGGFTGWSLVGVDRIPPAERLAARDRPWLPGPDWLTVQTRPHTDDLTLSAPGTLPAGSTATVRADVLQGARTVPAAHPVSTDWTASADVRIDGTTNATTDDQEGGSRTVAVFDPATGLLTALRPGTVTLAATVSGVTRRATVTITAAEQSGQ from the coding sequence GTGGACCGAGTCAGAACCCGACGCACGCCCCTCCTGATCGCCACCCTCGCCACCCTCTCCGCCCTCACCGCCGGGACCTTGTCCCCGGCCACCGCCGCCCCGGCCCCGCCCGCGCCCACCACCGAGGCCCTGCGGCCCGTCTCGCCCCCGCCCGCGAGCAACTCCGTCTCGACCGCGCCCGTCACCGCCGACGGCGACGGCATCGAGACCGCGCGCACCTCCCGGCCCGTCGCACCCGGCATGACCCTCACCTCCTACGACCGCCTCGAAGCCGACAAATGGCTCCGCGTCGACACCCTCTCCGTCGAACTCGACGGCCACGGCGCAGGCGTCGACCACCTCTCCTCCGCCACCGTCACCGGCCGGGACACCGTCACCGCCCTTGCCGCCGCCCACGACCCCGGGCCCCGGCGCCGTACCGTCGCCGCCGTCAACGGGGACTTCTTCGACCTCAACCGGACCGGCGCCCCCCTCGGCCCCGGCATCCGCCACGGCGCGCCCACGCACTCGCCCGCACCCGGCTCCCACCGGGCCGTCGGGATCGGACCCGGTGGCGCCGGACGCGTCCTCGGCCTCTACTTCGACGGCACCCTCACCCTCCCGTCCGGCCAGGGCCCCCTGACCGCCTACAACGCGGCCCGCGTCCCCGCGGACGGCGTCGGCGCCTACACCCCCGCCTGGGGCGGCGCCGACCGCGCCCTCACCGTGGCCCCCGCGACCCGGGTCGCCGAAGCGGTCGTCCGCGACGGTACGGTCCTCTCCGTCACCGACCGGACCGGCACCGCGCCCGTCCCCGCGGGCGCCACCGCGCTCGTCGGCCGCGAAGCCGGAGCCGGGAAGCTGCTCGCGCTGCGACCGGGCGACCGGGTCTCCTTCTCCTTCCGCCCGCGCACCGACGGCGGGCCCGTACCCCGGACGGCCGTCGGTGGCCGGGAGCTCCTCGTCGTCGACGGCGCGGCCCGGAGCCACGAGGGGCAGCCCAACAACGCCGCCGCACCCCGGACCGCCGTCGGTTTCTCCGCCGACGGCCGGACCATGCGGGTCGTCACCGTCGACGGACGCCAAGCCGACAGCGGCGGGGTCACTCTCACCGAACTCGGCCGCATGATGGCCCGCGCGGGCGCGCACAACGCCCTCAACCTCGACGGCGGCGGATCGACCACCCTCGCCGCCCGTACGCCTGGCAGCGACACCCTCCGCATCGAGAACAGCCCCTCCGACGGCGCCCAGCGGCCCGTGCCCAACGGGCTCGCGTTCACCGCCCCCGACGGCAGCGGGCGGCTCCACGGCTACCGGGTGGAGACCCGTACCCAGCCCGCCGACGCCCCCACCGCGTCCCCGGTGCGCGGCGGCCGGCCCGACCGGGTCTTCCCCGGGCTGACCCGCGCGCTCACCGCCACCGGCTACGACGAGACGTACGGCCCCGCCGCAGGCACCCCCCGCTGGCGCTCCACCGCACCCGCCGTCGGCCGCGTCGACACCCGCGGAGTGTTCCGGGCCCTGCGCGGCGGCACCGCCTCCGTACGAGCCGAACGCGGCACCGCGCACGGCGACATCCGGCTCACCGTCCTCGGCCCCCTCAACACCCTCCAACCCACCACCCACCGCGTGTCCCTCGCCGACCCCGCCACCCGCGGCGCCTTCGGCCTGCTGGGCCGCGACGCCCGCGGCAACAGCGCACCCGTCGAACCCGCCGACGTACGACTCGACTACGACCGCGAGCGGTTCACCGTACGGGACGACGGCAGCGGCTCCTTCACCGTCACCGCCCGCCCCGGCACCGCCCCGGGCGCCGCCGGACGGATCACGGCCACCGCCGCCGGGATCAGCACCGTCCTCGCGGTCGGCATAGGACTGACCGAGGAGACCACCACGGGCTTCGACGACGCCACGGCCTGGACCTTCAGCCACGCCCGCGCGGGCGGCTCCGTCGCCGCGACCCCCGCCGGGCACACCGGCACCGGCCTGGAGCTGACGTACGACTTCACCCGCTCGACCGCGACCCGCGCCGCGTACGCCAACCCGCCGCGCGCCCTCCCCGTACCCGGGCAGCCGCAGTCCTTCGGCCTCCGGGTCGACGGCGACGGCCGCGGCGCCTGGCCCACCCTCCATCTGAAGGACGCGGCGGGCTCGGACCATCTGCTGCGCGGCCCCCACATCACCTGGACGGGTTGGCGGCACATCACCTTCGCCGTACCGCCCGGCGCGGCCACCCCCCTCACCGTCCACCGCTTCTACCTGGCCGAGACCGCCGCGGACCGCCAGTACACCGGCCGTATCACCGTCGACACGCTCACCGCACGGGTGCCGCCTGCGGTCGACCTGCCCGCACCGCCGCGCACCGCCGATCCGCTGATCGGGACCGCGGCCCGTGCCGGGGCGCGGGACTGGCGGTTCGCGGTGATGTCCGACGCCCAGTTCGTGGCTCGCGACCCCGACAGCGCGATCGTCCGCCAGGCCCGGCGCACCCTGCGCGAGATCCGGGCCGCCCGGCCCGACTTCCTGGTCATCAACGGGGACCTCGTGGACGAGGGGACGCCGGCGGACCTGGCCTTCGCCCGGCGGGTGCTGACCGAGGAGCTGGGCAGTGAGGTGCCCTGGTACTACGTGCCGGGGAACCACGAGGTGATGGGCGGCCGGATCGACCACTTCACCGCCGAGTTCGGGCCTGCGAGCCGGGTCTTCGACTACCGGGGCACCCGGATCGTCACCCTCGACACGTCGTCCCTCTCCCTCCGCGGCGGTGGACTCGCCCAGATCGCCGCGGCCCGGGCCGCCCTGGACGGCGCCGCCGGGGACCCGGACGTCGACTCGGTCCTCGTCGTCGAACACGTACCGCCGCGCGATCCCACCCCGCAGCAGGGCAGCCGGCTCGGTGACCGGAAGGAGGCGGCGTTGCTGGAGACCTGGCTCGCGGAGTTCCGCCGCACCACGGGCAAGGGTGCGGCCTTCGTCGGCGCCCATGTCGGCGTCTTCCACGCCGACCGGGTCGACGGGGTGCCCTATCTGGTCAACGGGAACTCGGGGAAGGCGCCCGCGGGCCCGGCCGGGGACGGCGGTTTCACCGGCTGGTCACTCGTCGGTGTCGACCGGATTCCGCCCGCCGAACGCCTCGCCGCCCGCGACCGGCCCTGGCTGCCGGGCCCCGACTGGCTGACCGTGCAGACGAGGCCCCATACGGACGACCTCACCCTCAGCGCGCCCGGGACGCTCCCCGCCGGGAGCACGGCGACGGTCCGGGCCGATGTGCTCCAGGGCGCCCGTACGGTCCCGGCGGCGCACCCCGTCAGCACCGACTGGACGGCGTCCGCCGACGTCCGTATCGACGGCACGACCAACGCCACGACCGACGACCAGGAGGGCGGCAGCCGTACCGTCGCCGTCTTCGACCCGGCGACGGGCCTGCTGACCGCCCTGCGCCCGGGCACCGTTACCCTCGCGGCCACGGTCTCGGGGGTGACCCGGCGGGCAACAGTCACCATCACGGCGGCGGAGCAGTCGGGACAGTAG